The Agromyces mariniharenae genome includes a window with the following:
- a CDS encoding OmpL47-type beta-barrel domain-containing protein, translating to MVWGSKQRGRAARAALAATAAAAVIGSGLLATPALADNADIGYPSFTGSAQPVPSTGVEYAPGGQLQAIFDADVASGAGASPAQDFWFDEMLARTGTAGSFDDNNQWLFSRGRAAFMKTHTPGTLGFGGQLAYWEAIDGRGGYTVTARIGGADVSLTEDTAQRKQTPSYWRSVHRNAAAGLEVVQTKFITNANVLVTNLELRSTGPALDVTLRAVSPFAVGAEGAELTGTVDALNDLTVLHPRFSGDGFAPVDGGLEASVAVPAGGSASTKVQLGLVTDEIADSRAEYDAVRQAAPSAAYTSHVTAYNRWWAENVPYLDTPEDNIDKTLFYRWWLMRYNFLDADIPGNTYQFPTSMEGVLGYNNAIVLTTGMFIDDLKYFRDPIYSYGPWVSAGETSKSYKFTDNPGDPANWSNSYTQYISEAAWRSYQLHGGPTAIAENLATYAEDDVKGLVDAYDFNDNGLIEYSWGAMTGNDADAVSFDWKPGNMDRAENAYLYSNAKASADAYRLAGDTAKADEMDAFAANIKSQVMDLLWNPDTKLIEHLHSSGEHVPWKEINNYYPFSVGLVPKPGDPDYDDDYVQALRLYADDAEYPIFPFYTANQADKAEAAAQGDPGSNNFSVINSTVTFRMLSRVLREYPTDAIDAEWYKKLLYWNAWAHYQNGGDNRLPDQNEFWADGSADPQRIGYRSWIHHTILGATNFTMIEDAMGLRPRTDAKIELDPIDIGWDHFTANNIRYRDRDLTVTWDAADGTDHYGASVPDGYSVFLDGELAFTVDRLARVVYDPATGAVEVDGDAQVTTAVASAVQAPEDVRFDDDARVVDLFAKAGADLRTAAVGTANLAEGGQATATFSASGRGPDGAVDGTTINEPFWGTAGSPNATDSLTVELGSEQAFDDVRVYFYDSSSSATVAGYREPALYALEVRRGGEWTPIAQQARTPAHPRANLNHVQFPEVTGDAVRVTVTHAGGAKTGIKEVQVSSTGIAAPPSTNQAPLVTAWEDATASSAGEAALVGTAKDDGLPAGELAIDWSIVSAPEGATVLFDDPHAATTVARFSTEGTYVLRLTASDGEASSSAEVTVQGEAASRGVNVAPGGTPTAEYTAGWNRVTAVNNGTILHTGGDQTELWGTWSGNHPATRWLQYTWAEPVRVSDMEVSFWRDQNSVTSTAGVNVPKSWKAQYWDGAAWVDVANPSGYGVLRDEPNSTTFDAVTTTRVRLVLSAMGSGTTYAAVGVSEWKVFTDPPVAIEPIDVRTAVGVVPELPPTVDGTFADGSHADFDVTWAGVSADQVAGEGSFAVPGIVPGSPVAAAATVWVRATPPAQVNQVDAVAVSTKAGVAPDLPAAVGVLYNDGSREDLPVVWEAIDPAAYATGGEFAVAGEVQTSLPGDTTAQATVTVGGGANGPDTQAPTVTLGVVPEAPASGWHTGPVTVTASATDNRDTAPVIEVRVDGGDWAAFGEPVVVSADGAHTVQARATDAAGNVSSVPEAEFRIDTQAPALTIVTDAVARTVKATAADAGSGVTALEYRYAGETEWRPVTGTILVGLDEVRTELRATDAAGNVSAIEERTVPASDGNHRRNVALLATPTASVTAGWNRVTGLNDDEQPTSSGDVTPNDNANVWGAWPEIGEQWVQYDWAEPVTIGELGVYFISNLDGNGVGIDVPKAWSAEYWDAEAAAWAPVEASGLYGTEVDTYNVVEFEAVTTTRLRLSLEASGTESGAGSLGIKEWQVFEAPPVEEPDTEAPIVVVEVSPTLPASGWYTDDVTVTATALDNRDSLPVVEVRSGSGDWKPYTGPVTVSEDGVTALEFRATDAAGNVSDLQAATVQIDTVAPKPTASWTSANKKRLALEATDAGSGVSHLEFRIGDGDWATYTGPIDVSPKDVVEARAIDAAGNVSAVLTVKRGK from the coding sequence GTGGTCTGGGGATCCAAGCAACGAGGGCGAGCCGCGCGCGCCGCCCTGGCGGCCACTGCCGCCGCGGCGGTGATCGGCAGCGGCCTGCTGGCGACACCGGCGCTCGCCGACAACGCCGACATCGGGTATCCGAGCTTCACCGGCAGCGCACAGCCCGTGCCGTCGACCGGCGTCGAGTACGCGCCGGGCGGACAGCTGCAGGCGATCTTCGACGCCGACGTGGCGTCGGGGGCGGGCGCGTCGCCCGCACAGGACTTCTGGTTCGACGAGATGCTCGCCCGCACCGGCACCGCGGGCAGCTTCGACGACAACAACCAGTGGCTGTTCAGCCGCGGCCGCGCCGCATTCATGAAGACCCACACGCCCGGGACCCTCGGGTTCGGCGGCCAGCTCGCCTACTGGGAGGCCATCGACGGCCGCGGCGGCTACACGGTGACCGCGCGAATCGGCGGCGCCGACGTCTCGCTCACCGAGGACACCGCCCAGCGCAAGCAGACCCCGAGCTACTGGCGCAGCGTGCACCGCAATGCCGCGGCCGGCCTCGAGGTCGTGCAGACGAAGTTCATCACCAACGCGAACGTGCTCGTGACGAACCTCGAGCTGCGCTCGACCGGCCCCGCGCTCGACGTGACCCTTCGCGCCGTCTCGCCGTTCGCCGTCGGCGCCGAGGGCGCCGAGCTCACCGGCACGGTCGACGCGCTGAACGACCTGACGGTCCTCCACCCGCGCTTCTCGGGCGACGGCTTCGCGCCGGTCGACGGCGGGCTCGAGGCATCCGTCGCCGTGCCCGCCGGCGGCTCGGCCAGCACGAAGGTGCAGCTCGGCCTCGTGACCGACGAGATCGCGGACTCGCGCGCCGAGTACGACGCCGTGAGGCAGGCCGCACCCAGCGCCGCGTACACGTCGCACGTGACGGCGTACAACCGCTGGTGGGCCGAGAACGTGCCCTACCTCGACACGCCCGAGGACAACATCGACAAGACGCTGTTCTACCGCTGGTGGCTGATGCGCTACAACTTCCTCGACGCCGACATCCCCGGCAACACCTACCAGTTCCCCACCTCCATGGAGGGCGTGCTCGGGTACAACAACGCCATCGTGCTCACGACGGGCATGTTCATCGACGACCTGAAGTACTTCCGCGACCCGATCTACTCGTACGGGCCGTGGGTGTCGGCCGGTGAGACCTCGAAGAGCTACAAGTTCACCGACAACCCCGGCGACCCCGCGAACTGGTCGAACAGCTACACCCAGTACATCTCCGAGGCGGCGTGGCGCTCGTACCAGCTGCACGGCGGGCCGACGGCGATCGCCGAGAACCTCGCGACGTACGCCGAGGACGACGTGAAGGGGCTCGTCGACGCCTACGACTTCAACGACAACGGCCTCATCGAGTACAGCTGGGGCGCGATGACGGGCAACGACGCCGACGCGGTGTCGTTCGACTGGAAGCCCGGCAACATGGACCGGGCCGAGAACGCGTACCTCTACTCGAACGCGAAGGCGTCCGCCGACGCGTACCGGCTCGCGGGCGACACGGCCAAGGCCGACGAGATGGACGCCTTCGCGGCGAACATCAAGTCGCAGGTCATGGACCTGCTCTGGAACCCCGACACCAAGCTCATCGAGCACCTGCACTCCTCGGGCGAGCACGTGCCGTGGAAGGAGATCAACAACTACTACCCGTTCTCGGTCGGCCTCGTGCCGAAGCCCGGCGACCCCGACTACGACGACGACTACGTGCAGGCGCTGCGCTTGTACGCGGACGACGCCGAGTACCCGATCTTCCCCTTCTACACCGCCAACCAGGCCGACAAGGCCGAGGCGGCCGCGCAGGGCGACCCCGGCAGCAACAACTTCTCGGTCATCAACTCGACCGTGACGTTCCGCATGCTGTCGCGCGTGCTGCGCGAGTACCCGACCGACGCGATCGACGCGGAGTGGTACAAGAAGCTCCTCTACTGGAACGCCTGGGCGCACTACCAGAACGGCGGCGACAACCGCCTGCCCGACCAGAACGAGTTCTGGGCCGACGGGTCGGCCGACCCGCAGCGCATCGGCTACCGGTCGTGGATCCACCACACGATCCTCGGCGCGACGAACTTCACGATGATCGAGGACGCGATGGGCCTGCGCCCGCGCACCGACGCGAAGATCGAGCTCGACCCGATCGACATCGGCTGGGACCACTTCACGGCGAACAACATCCGCTACCGCGACCGCGACCTCACGGTCACGTGGGACGCCGCCGACGGCACCGACCACTACGGGGCATCCGTGCCCGACGGGTACTCGGTGTTCCTCGACGGCGAGCTCGCGTTCACGGTCGACCGCCTCGCCCGCGTGGTCTACGACCCCGCGACCGGCGCGGTCGAGGTCGACGGCGACGCCCAGGTGACCACCGCGGTCGCCTCCGCCGTGCAGGCGCCCGAGGACGTGCGGTTCGACGACGACGCCCGCGTCGTCGACCTGTTCGCGAAGGCGGGCGCCGACCTGCGCACCGCCGCCGTGGGCACGGCGAACCTGGCCGAGGGCGGCCAGGCCACCGCGACGTTCTCGGCCTCGGGTCGAGGACCCGACGGGGCCGTCGACGGCACGACCATCAACGAGCCGTTCTGGGGCACTGCGGGCTCGCCGAACGCCACGGACTCGCTGACGGTCGAGCTCGGAAGCGAGCAGGCGTTCGACGACGTGCGCGTGTACTTCTACGACAGCTCGTCGAGCGCGACCGTCGCGGGCTACCGCGAGCCGGCGCTCTACGCGCTCGAGGTTCGCCGCGGCGGCGAGTGGACGCCCATCGCGCAGCAGGCCCGGACTCCCGCGCACCCGCGGGCGAACCTCAACCACGTGCAGTTCCCCGAGGTGACCGGCGACGCGGTGCGGGTGACCGTCACCCACGCCGGCGGTGCGAAGACCGGCATCAAGGAGGTCCAGGTGTCGAGCACCGGGATCGCCGCTCCGCCCTCGACGAACCAGGCGCCGCTCGTGACGGCCTGGGAGGACGCGACCGCGTCGTCCGCGGGCGAGGCCGCGCTGGTCGGCACGGCGAAGGACGACGGCCTGCCGGCCGGCGAACTGGCGATCGACTGGTCGATCGTGAGCGCGCCCGAGGGTGCGACGGTGCTCTTCGACGACCCGCACGCGGCGACGACCGTCGCTCGCTTCTCGACCGAGGGCACCTACGTGCTGCGCCTGACCGCGAGCGACGGCGAGGCGTCGAGCTCGGCCGAGGTCACCGTGCAGGGCGAGGCCGCGAGCCGCGGCGTGAACGTCGCGCCCGGCGGGACGCCGACGGCGGAGTACACAGCCGGCTGGAACCGGGTGACCGCCGTGAACAACGGCACGATCCTGCACACGGGCGGCGACCAGACCGAACTCTGGGGCACGTGGTCGGGCAACCACCCCGCCACGCGCTGGCTGCAGTACACGTGGGCCGAGCCGGTGCGCGTGTCCGACATGGAGGTGAGCTTCTGGCGCGACCAGAACAGCGTCACCTCGACGGCCGGCGTCAACGTGCCGAAGTCGTGGAAGGCGCAGTACTGGGACGGCGCCGCGTGGGTCGACGTCGCCAACCCGAGCGGCTACGGCGTGCTCCGCGACGAGCCGAACTCGACGACGTTCGACGCGGTCACCACGACTCGGGTGCGCCTCGTGCTCAGCGCCATGGGCTCCGGCACCACGTATGCCGCCGTCGGCGTGAGCGAGTGGAAGGTCTTCACCGACCCGCCCGTCGCGATCGAGCCGATCGACGTGCGCACCGCCGTCGGCGTCGTGCCCGAGCTGCCCCCCACCGTCGACGGCACCTTCGCCGACGGCAGTCACGCCGACTTCGACGTGACGTGGGCCGGCGTGAGCGCCGACCAGGTCGCCGGCGAGGGCAGCTTCGCGGTGCCGGGCATCGTGCCCGGGTCGCCCGTGGCGGCGGCCGCGACCGTGTGGGTCCGGGCCACGCCGCCCGCACAGGTGAACCAGGTCGACGCGGTCGCCGTGAGCACGAAGGCCGGCGTCGCGCCCGACCTGCCCGCCGCGGTCGGCGTGCTCTACAACGACGGCTCCCGCGAGGACCTGCCCGTCGTGTGGGAGGCGATCGACCCGGCCGCGTACGCGACCGGCGGCGAGTTCGCGGTCGCCGGCGAGGTGCAGACCTCGCTGCCCGGCGACACGACCGCGCAGGCGACCGTGACGGTCGGCGGCGGAGCGAACGGCCCTGACACCCAGGCGCCCACCGTGACGCTCGGCGTCGTCCCCGAGGCACCCGCCTCGGGCTGGCACACCGGTCCTGTCACCGTCACGGCGTCGGCCACCGACAACCGCGACACCGCACCGGTCATCGAGGTGCGTGTCGACGGCGGCGACTGGGCGGCCTTCGGGGAGCCCGTGGTCGTCTCGGCCGACGGCGCCCACACCGTGCAGGCACGGGCCACGGATGCCGCGGGCAACGTGTCGAGCGTGCCCGAGGCGGAGTTCCGCATCGACACGCAAGCGCCGGCGCTCACGATCGTCACCGACGCGGTGGCCCGCACGGTGAAGGCGACGGCGGCCGACGCCGGATCGGGCGTCACCGCGCTCGAGTACCGGTACGCGGGCGAGACCGAGTGGCGTCCCGTCACCGGCACGATCCTCGTCGGCCTCGACGAGGTGCGCACCGAGCTGCGTGCGACGGATGCCGCGGGCAACGTCTCCGCGATCGAGGAGCGCACCGTGCCGGCCAGCGACGGCAACCACCGCCGCAACGTCGCCCTCCTCGCCACGCCGACCGCCTCGGTCACTGCGGGCTGGAACCGGGTGACGGGTCTCAACGACGATGAGCAGCCGACCTCGTCGGGCGATGTGACGCCCAACGACAACGCGAACGTCTGGGGCGCCTGGCCCGAGATCGGCGAGCAGTGGGTGCAGTACGACTGGGCCGAGCCGGTCACGATCGGCGAGCTCGGGGTGTACTTCATCTCGAACCTCGACGGCAACGGCGTCGGCATCGACGTGCCGAAGGCGTGGAGCGCCGAGTACTGGGATGCCGAGGCGGCCGCCTGGGCTCCCGTCGAGGCATCCGGGCTCTACGGCACCGAGGTCGACACGTACAACGTCGTCGAGTTCGAGGCGGTGACCACGACGAGGCTGCGCCTGTCGCTCGAGGCCTCGGGCACCGAGTCCGGCGCGGGCAGCCTCGGCATCAAGGAGTGGCAGGTCTTCGAGGCCCCGCCGGTGGAGGAGCCCGACACCGAGGCGCCCATCGTCGTGGTCGAGGTCTCGCCCACGCTGCCGGCGAGCGGCTGGTACACCGATGACGTCACCGTCACCGCGACCGCGCTCGACAACCGCGACTCGCTCCCGGTGGTCGAGGTCCGCTCGGGATCGGGGGACTGGAAGCCGTACACGGGTCCGGTCACCGTCTCGGAGGACGGCGTCACCGCGCTCGAGTTCCGGGCGACGGATGCCGCGGGCAACGTGAGCGACCTCCAGGCCGCGACCGTGCAGATCGACACCGTCGCGCCGAAGCCGACCGCTTCGTGGACGTCGGCCAACAAGAAGCGCCTGGCGCTCGAGGCGACCGACGCCGGATCCGGGGTCTCGCACCTCGAGTTCCGCATCGGCGACGGCGACTGGGCCACCTACACCGGCCCGATCGACGTCTCGCCGAAGGACGTGGTCGAGGCGCGGGCGATCGACGCGGCCGGCAACGTCTCCGCGGTGCTCACCGTGAAGCGGGGCAAGTGA
- a CDS encoding NAD-dependent epimerase/dehydratase family protein, whose amino-acid sequence MSGELVLVTGGSGFIGVHCIVQLLEAGYRVRTSLRSLARADEVRAMVAEGGADAAGVEFAELDLLHDDGWLDAATGATYLLHVASPFPATQPQDPDELIVPARDGTVRAVRAARDARVRRVVLTSSFAAVGYGAPHPGRPYAEDDWTDPADERLTPYVRSKAVAERAAWDFIDREAPDLELAVVNPVAVFGPTLGRDLSSSLHLLRTFLNGEVRGIPDAATNAVDVRDVAALHLAAMTHPDAAGERFLAVAGDPMPFTEVAAMLRERLGDAARHVPTRAVPSWVVRIAARFDPDVRAVLPQLGRRPYASHAKAERMLGWHPRSNEEAILASAESLLRLGLVRG is encoded by the coding sequence GTGAGCGGCGAACTCGTGCTCGTGACCGGCGGCTCCGGCTTCATCGGCGTGCATTGCATCGTGCAGCTCCTCGAGGCCGGGTACCGAGTCCGCACCAGCCTGCGGTCGCTCGCGCGGGCCGACGAGGTGCGCGCCATGGTGGCCGAGGGCGGCGCGGATGCCGCGGGCGTCGAGTTCGCCGAGCTCGACCTGTTGCACGACGACGGCTGGCTCGACGCCGCGACGGGGGCGACGTACCTGCTCCACGTCGCCTCGCCGTTCCCGGCGACCCAGCCGCAGGATCCCGACGAGCTCATCGTGCCGGCCCGCGACGGGACGGTCCGCGCCGTGCGCGCGGCTCGGGATGCTCGGGTCCGACGCGTCGTGCTCACGTCGTCGTTCGCCGCGGTCGGCTACGGCGCGCCGCATCCCGGCCGACCCTACGCCGAGGACGACTGGACCGACCCGGCCGACGAGCGCCTCACGCCGTACGTGCGGTCGAAGGCCGTCGCCGAGCGCGCCGCGTGGGACTTCATCGACCGCGAGGCGCCCGACCTCGAGCTCGCCGTGGTCAACCCGGTCGCGGTGTTCGGTCCGACGCTCGGCCGTGATCTCTCGTCGTCGCTGCACCTGCTGCGCACGTTCCTCAACGGCGAGGTGCGCGGCATCCCGGATGCCGCGACGAACGCCGTCGACGTGCGCGACGTCGCCGCGCTGCACCTCGCCGCCATGACGCACCCCGATGCCGCCGGCGAGCGGTTCCTCGCGGTCGCGGGCGACCCGATGCCGTTCACCGAGGTCGCCGCGATGCTGCGCGAGCGCCTCGGCGACGCGGCACGGCACGTGCCGACGCGCGCGGTCCCGAGTTGGGTCGTACGCATCGCCGCGCGCTTCGACCCCGACGTGCGCGCGGTCCTGCCGCAGCTCGGGCGCCGGCCGTACGCGTCGCACGCGAAGGCCGAGCGCATGCTCGGCTGGCACCCGCGATCGAACGAGGAGGCGATCCTCGCCTCAGCCGAGAGCCTGCTGCGGCTGGGGCTGGTGCGGGGTTAG
- a CDS encoding SDR family oxidoreductase has translation MSQIGGPRGRSFWNGVADAPTEGNIVKIVIIGGTGLIGSKVAQRLTAQGHEVVAASPNTGVNTLTGEGVAEALDGAQVVIDVSNSPSFAADEVLAFFETSTRNLLAAEQAAGVGHHVALSIVGSDGLPDSGYMRAKVAQERLIRDGGVPYSIVHATQFMEFGKAIADGATDGETVRIAPVRFRPIASDDVADAVAAVATGEPVNGDVEIAGPEEFRFDEFIADALAARGDERTVVADPEAEYFGTRLDDGSLVPADAATARLGATTFAQWKAAQAAAPAR, from the coding sequence GTGTCACAGATCGGCGGGCCGCGCGGTCGGAGCTTCTGGAACGGGGTGGCGGATGCCCCGACGGAAGGGAACATCGTGAAGATCGTCATCATCGGCGGAACCGGGCTCATCGGGTCCAAGGTCGCGCAGCGGCTCACCGCGCAGGGGCACGAGGTCGTGGCGGCCTCGCCGAACACCGGGGTGAACACGCTCACGGGCGAGGGCGTCGCCGAGGCGCTCGACGGAGCGCAGGTGGTGATCGACGTGTCGAACTCGCCGTCGTTCGCGGCCGACGAGGTGCTCGCGTTCTTCGAGACGTCGACCCGCAACCTGCTTGCGGCCGAGCAGGCGGCCGGCGTCGGACACCACGTCGCGCTGTCGATCGTCGGCTCCGACGGCCTTCCCGACAGCGGGTACATGCGGGCGAAGGTCGCGCAGGAGCGGCTCATCCGCGACGGCGGCGTGCCGTACTCGATCGTGCACGCCACGCAGTTCATGGAGTTCGGGAAGGCGATCGCCGACGGCGCGACCGATGGCGAGACGGTTCGCATCGCGCCCGTGCGGTTCCGGCCGATCGCGTCCGACGACGTCGCCGACGCCGTGGCCGCGGTCGCGACGGGCGAGCCCGTGAACGGCGACGTCGAGATCGCCGGGCCCGAGGAGTTCCGCTTCGACGAGTTCATCGCCGACGCGCTGGCGGCCCGCGGCGACGAGCGCACCGTGGTCGCCGATCCCGAGGCGGAGTACTTCGGCACGAGGCTCGACGACGGCTCGCTGGTGCCGGCGGATGCCGCGACCGCACGCCTCGGCGCGACGACGTTCGCGCAGTGGAAGGCGGCGCAGGCCGCGGCGCCGGCGCGCTGA
- a CDS encoding nucleoside deaminase — protein sequence MPDQADPTLVTDADLAWLRRCTALAGEARNRTDHPFGSIVVAADGRVVEAMNTVVTTGDPTGHAETNAVRAASQALTSEELATATLYTSTEPCAMCSGAIYWSGIARVVYALSESGLRELVAAQEGVPTMELPCREVFARGGRRVVVAGPAELPEARSVHEGFWV from the coding sequence ATGCCTGACCAGGCCGATCCGACCCTCGTGACCGACGCAGACCTCGCGTGGCTGCGCCGGTGCACCGCCCTCGCGGGCGAGGCGCGCAACCGCACCGACCATCCGTTCGGCTCGATCGTGGTCGCGGCCGACGGCCGCGTGGTCGAGGCGATGAACACCGTCGTGACGACGGGCGATCCGACCGGCCACGCCGAGACGAACGCCGTGCGTGCGGCGTCGCAGGCGCTCACGTCAGAGGAGCTCGCGACCGCGACGCTCTACACGAGCACCGAGCCGTGCGCGATGTGCTCGGGCGCGATCTACTGGAGCGGCATCGCGCGTGTGGTCTACGCGCTCTCGGAGTCGGGGCTGCGCGAGCTCGTGGCCGCCCAGGAGGGCGTGCCGACCATGGAGCTGCCGTGCCGGGAGGTCTTCGCCCGCGGCGGCCGTCGCGTCGTGGTGGCCGGGCCGGCCGAGCTGCCCGAGGCGAGGAGCGTGCACGAGGGCTTCTGGGTCTGA
- a CDS encoding DUF885 family protein: MTSLATDLARLGVEFWEWRDATSFRTSDDIPRVERPDGWLPRFDRAAIDGFRLELEGFAARWRAIDDEGVGALPIPDQVDHRLLGAALARVHWELDVLRNHERDAVFLTSQVLGPWFDLLLPPPPFDARRRSDLVRVLEAVPAGVDQAIANLERAGVATLARVAAAELDDIGARLARSVDAVRPLTDAATAAALAAARPAASDALERYREWLAASAGRLGPDVVVGRDAFTWYLRHVALVTAEPEELVRAAMQDYRRSVVAELVTRTRFSGLPEPELAASAEAESADQAELEREVRAFTEAAGLLSQPDSLRRYRYAPTPDYLEPLAFLGVNDDLTSIRRVDDDATSYVPEPSPDLPYFAAANARDPRLGIIHEGAHSQQLALSWAQPNPMRRHFIDSVANEGIAHYNEELMLTAGLFADAPHSQAIVQNFIRLRALRVVVDVNLATGAFSLPDAVDFFVREVPMDVGTATEETSYYVATPGLAMAYHVGKQEVLRLVTDAAVAAAADGRELSARDVHDFVWRNGNVPLSLQRWELLGDRSDVDLLDAAGRWDAVL; this comes from the coding sequence ATGACGTCGCTCGCAACCGACCTCGCCCGCCTCGGCGTGGAGTTCTGGGAGTGGCGCGATGCCACGTCGTTCCGCACGTCCGACGACATCCCGCGCGTGGAGCGGCCCGACGGCTGGCTGCCGCGCTTCGACCGGGCGGCGATCGACGGGTTCCGCCTCGAGCTCGAGGGCTTCGCCGCGCGCTGGCGGGCGATCGACGACGAGGGCGTCGGCGCGCTGCCGATCCCCGACCAGGTCGACCACCGACTCCTCGGCGCGGCGCTCGCGCGCGTGCACTGGGAGCTCGACGTGCTGCGCAACCACGAGCGCGACGCCGTGTTCCTCACGTCGCAGGTGCTCGGACCGTGGTTCGACCTGCTGCTCCCGCCCCCGCCGTTCGACGCCCGACGGCGGTCCGACCTCGTGCGCGTGCTCGAGGCGGTCCCGGCCGGCGTCGACCAGGCGATCGCGAACCTCGAACGCGCCGGCGTCGCGACGCTCGCCCGCGTCGCGGCGGCCGAGCTCGACGACATCGGCGCGCGGCTCGCCCGGTCGGTCGACGCGGTGCGCCCGCTGACGGACGCCGCGACCGCCGCCGCGCTCGCCGCAGCCCGGCCCGCCGCAAGCGACGCGCTCGAGCGCTACCGGGAGTGGCTCGCGGCATCCGCCGGCCGGCTCGGACCCGACGTGGTCGTCGGACGCGACGCGTTCACGTGGTACCTGCGGCACGTGGCGCTCGTGACCGCCGAGCCCGAGGAGCTCGTGCGTGCGGCCATGCAGGACTACCGGCGCAGCGTCGTCGCGGAGCTCGTGACGCGCACCCGCTTCAGCGGTCTGCCCGAGCCCGAGCTCGCGGCATCCGCCGAGGCCGAGTCGGCCGACCAGGCCGAGCTCGAACGGGAGGTGCGCGCGTTCACCGAGGCGGCGGGCCTGCTCAGCCAGCCCGACTCGCTGCGGCGATACCGGTACGCGCCGACGCCCGACTACCTCGAGCCGCTCGCGTTCCTCGGGGTGAACGACGATCTCACGAGCATCCGCCGGGTCGACGACGATGCGACCTCCTACGTGCCCGAGCCGTCGCCCGACCTGCCGTACTTCGCCGCCGCGAACGCGCGCGATCCGCGGCTCGGCATCATCCACGAGGGCGCGCACAGCCAGCAGCTCGCGCTGTCGTGGGCGCAGCCGAACCCGATGCGCCGGCACTTCATCGACTCGGTCGCCAACGAGGGCATCGCGCACTACAACGAGGAGCTGATGCTCACCGCCGGGCTCTTCGCCGACGCGCCGCACTCGCAGGCGATCGTGCAGAACTTCATCCGGTTGCGGGCGCTGCGCGTCGTCGTCGACGTGAACCTCGCGACCGGCGCGTTCAGCCTGCCCGATGCCGTCGACTTCTTCGTGCGCGAGGTGCCCATGGACGTCGGCACCGCCACCGAGGAGACCTCGTACTACGTCGCGACGCCCGGGCTCGCGATGGCGTACCACGTGGGCAAGCAGGAGGTGCTGCGACTCGTGACGGATGCCGCGGTCGCGGCCGCCGCCGACGGGCGCGAGCTCTCCGCGCGCGACGTGCACGACTTCGTATGGCGCAACGGCAACGTGCCGCTCTCGCTGCAGCGGTGGGAGCTGCTCGGCGACCGCAGCGACGTCGACCTCCTCGACGCAGCCGGTCGCTGGGACGCGGTGCTCTAA
- a CDS encoding NAD(P)H-binding protein produces MRVVIAGGHGKIALILERLLVEAGHEPIAIIRNPEHRADVDATGASAVVLDLEDASVSEVGQVLKDADAAVFAAGAGPGSTAERKFTVDRDAAILLADAAEAAGVPRLIVISAIDTDRFDPDSQDIFQLYLRAKSEADASVRSRDLDWTIVRPGSLVNDAGTGRIRAADVVPGGGRIPRADVAAIIASLLETGAASRTQFEVVSGDDPIDGALAALG; encoded by the coding sequence ATGCGCGTCGTCATCGCCGGAGGCCACGGCAAGATCGCCCTCATCCTCGAACGCCTGCTCGTCGAAGCCGGGCACGAACCGATCGCCATCATCCGCAACCCAGAGCACCGGGCGGACGTCGACGCCACGGGCGCGTCCGCCGTCGTGCTCGACCTCGAGGACGCATCCGTCTCCGAGGTCGGCCAGGTGCTGAAGGACGCGGATGCCGCGGTGTTCGCCGCCGGCGCCGGACCCGGCTCGACCGCCGAGCGCAAGTTCACGGTCGACCGCGACGCCGCGATCCTGCTCGCCGACGCCGCGGAGGCCGCCGGCGTCCCTCGGCTCATCGTGATCTCGGCCATCGACACCGACCGCTTCGACCCCGACTCGCAGGACATCTTCCAGCTCTACCTGCGGGCGAAGAGCGAAGCGGATGCCTCGGTCCGGTCCCGCGACCTCGACTGGACCATCGTGCGGCCGGGCTCCCTCGTGAACGACGCCGGCACCGGGCGCATCCGCGCCGCCGACGTGGTGCCCGGCGGCGGACGGATCCCCCGCGCCGACGTCGCGGCCATCATCGCGTCGCTGCTCGAGACCGGCGCGGCCTCGCGCACGCAGTTCGAGGTCGTGTCGGGCGACGATCCGATCGACGGGGCGCTCGCCGCCCTGGGATGA